In Microbacterium sp. 1.5R, the following are encoded in one genomic region:
- a CDS encoding ABC transporter permease, protein MLSYILRRLGAGVVLAILVTLITFLLLSTSFNDVAQAILGTSATPDVVDDLIAAKGWDRPVIVQYFDWLIHAVQGDFGVSVYTSLPVGPSVLQRLAVTLSIIVPALILTVILSVFLGVWAASRGGIVDRIAQGISLIGYIVPGLLLAIVLVVVFAVQLKWLPATGFTPFAEDPGAWVRSITIPVIVLTIGGVANMAAQVRGRMIDELRRDYIRTLRTRGSSTTSIVIKHALRNAASPALTVMSLEFIQMFGGALIIENVFALPGYGSFAFNASLQGDIPVIMGITAFGVLLVTVVNLLTDLANGWLNPKARVH, encoded by the coding sequence ATGCTCAGCTATATCCTCCGCCGACTCGGCGCCGGCGTCGTGCTCGCGATTCTGGTCACCCTCATCACCTTCCTTCTCCTCAGCACTTCGTTCAACGACGTCGCTCAGGCCATCCTCGGCACGTCGGCGACGCCCGATGTGGTCGATGATCTGATCGCAGCGAAGGGGTGGGATCGCCCTGTCATCGTGCAGTACTTCGACTGGCTGATCCACGCCGTGCAGGGTGACTTCGGCGTCTCGGTGTACACATCGCTGCCGGTCGGACCCTCGGTTCTCCAGCGGCTCGCGGTCACGCTCTCGATCATCGTCCCAGCACTGATCCTGACGGTCATCCTCTCCGTCTTCCTCGGCGTCTGGGCGGCATCGCGCGGCGGGATCGTCGACCGCATCGCCCAGGGGATCTCGCTCATCGGCTACATCGTTCCCGGTCTCCTCCTGGCGATCGTCCTCGTCGTCGTGTTCGCGGTGCAGCTCAAGTGGCTTCCGGCCACCGGGTTCACGCCGTTCGCCGAGGACCCGGGGGCATGGGTGCGCAGCATCACCATCCCGGTGATCGTGCTGACCATCGGCGGCGTCGCCAACATGGCGGCCCAGGTGCGAGGCAGGATGATCGACGAGCTCCGTCGCGACTACATCCGAACCCTGCGCACGCGGGGATCGTCGACCACCTCGATCGTCATCAAGCACGCTCTGCGCAACGCCGCGAGCCCCGCGCTCACGGTGATGTCGCTGGAGTTCATCCAGATGTTCGGCGGCGCACTCATCATCGAGAACGTGTTCGCGCTCCCGGGCTACGGAAGCTTCGCGTTCAACGCCTCCCTGCAGGGCGACATCCCCGTGATCATGGGCATCACCGCCTTCGGCGTGCTGCTCGTCACCGTCGTCAACCTCCTCACCGACCTGGCCAACGGTTGGCTGAACCCGAAAGCGAGAGTCCATTGA
- a CDS encoding ABC transporter substrate-binding protein yields the protein MALPAALLITALVATGCAAGSEPAPDDSSSAVVEKDLAVAAVSAPNSLDPAQIVDGQQMFVWSSILDTLLRKDPETGELLPGAAEKWEYNEDGTQLTLTLRDGMTFSSGDPVDAAAVAATLLRSKATPGAVQSRLAAVADVVAEDDKTVVISFSAFDPQFLDNLAQGPGAIGDPATMDEERTATDPIGSGPFTLDVDKTVPGSSYVLVKRDEYWDADNVPFKTLTVKVLQDPTASLNALQAGELNAATVQSQVVSQLDANKFTITVNDAVAVGYLNILDRAGEKFPALGDVKVRQAINMAIDREGVLKGIFSGVGIATTQLVSPFGEIYDEKLNDEYEYDPEKGKELVEEAGYAGESFQIPSTFLSTTIEPVLTQAFADIGLTLEWVTVPPQQAQAAARSGDYGLYYQILGFNSDSADLATTIGAAGFGNPTGYTDPTLDGYFDEINNTVDFADALPVYKELNEYVVDQALVAPIAYIGATWATADGITYVGKANTLATIRQFDVTE from the coding sequence GTGGCTCTACCCGCCGCGCTGCTCATCACCGCGCTCGTAGCGACAGGCTGCGCCGCAGGCAGCGAGCCCGCGCCGGACGACTCGTCGTCGGCCGTCGTGGAGAAGGACCTCGCAGTCGCCGCGGTGTCTGCCCCCAACTCGCTCGATCCCGCTCAGATCGTCGACGGTCAGCAGATGTTCGTCTGGTCGTCGATCCTCGACACCTTGCTGCGCAAGGACCCGGAGACTGGCGAGCTGCTTCCAGGCGCGGCCGAGAAGTGGGAGTACAACGAAGACGGCACTCAGCTGACCCTCACGCTGCGCGACGGCATGACGTTCAGCTCGGGAGACCCGGTGGATGCTGCCGCGGTCGCTGCGACCCTGCTGCGTTCGAAGGCCACGCCCGGAGCCGTACAGAGCCGCCTCGCCGCGGTCGCGGACGTCGTGGCAGAGGACGACAAGACCGTCGTCATCAGCTTCTCGGCATTCGACCCCCAGTTCCTCGACAACCTCGCCCAGGGCCCTGGTGCCATCGGCGATCCCGCGACCATGGATGAAGAGCGCACGGCCACCGACCCGATCGGATCCGGCCCGTTCACTCTCGACGTCGACAAGACCGTCCCGGGCAGCAGCTACGTCCTCGTCAAGCGCGATGAGTACTGGGACGCCGACAATGTGCCGTTCAAGACGCTCACCGTCAAGGTGCTGCAGGACCCGACGGCATCCCTCAACGCACTGCAGGCGGGCGAGCTCAACGCGGCGACCGTGCAGTCGCAGGTCGTCTCGCAGCTCGACGCGAACAAGTTCACCATCACGGTGAACGACGCGGTGGCCGTGGGGTACCTCAACATCCTCGATCGCGCCGGCGAGAAGTTCCCGGCGCTCGGTGACGTGAAGGTGCGTCAGGCGATCAACATGGCGATCGACCGCGAGGGCGTGCTCAAGGGGATCTTCAGCGGAGTGGGTATCGCCACGACGCAGCTGGTCAGCCCGTTCGGCGAGATCTACGACGAGAAGCTCAACGACGAGTATGAGTACGACCCCGAGAAGGGCAAGGAGCTCGTCGAAGAGGCAGGCTACGCCGGAGAGAGCTTCCAGATCCCGAGCACCTTCCTCAGCACCACGATCGAGCCCGTGCTGACGCAGGCGTTCGCCGACATCGGTCTGACACTCGAGTGGGTGACCGTGCCGCCGCAGCAGGCGCAGGCAGCTGCTCGCTCCGGTGACTACGGGCTGTACTACCAGATCCTCGGATTCAACTCGGACTCCGCCGATCTCGCCACCACGATCGGCGCCGCCGGCTTCGGCAACCCGACCGGGTACACCGATCCGACGCTCGATGGCTACTTCGACGAGATCAACAACACCGTCGACTTCGCGGATGCTCTCCCGGTCTACAAGGAGCTGAACGAGTACGTCGTGGATCAGGCGCTCGTCGCCCCGATCGCCTATATCGGCGCGACGTGGGCGACCGCTGACGGGATCACCTACGTCGGCAAGGCGAACACCCTCGCAACCATCCGACAGTTCGACGTCACCGAGTGA
- a CDS encoding mannitol dehydrogenase family protein has product MRTSPAPPVRIVHVGLGAFHRSHLAWYTAHASDASEWGIAAYTGRSAGLAEDLSAQDGLYTLVVRSTAGDEAERIGSIVRAHPGTDISGFLTDVAAPATAVVSLTITEAAYADQALPLDRTLLSDSKDTDLSDTRPSTAIGRLVLGLEARRRAGSGALALVSCDNLPENGGVLRQAVHSVATEVPGLVDWIDAHVSFVSSSVDRITPRLSDEETTELSQRYGDRVPVVAEPFSDWVIAGEFPAGRPQWESAGARFTGDLEPWEARKLWLLNGAHTLLASLGRLRGHLTVSEAIADAECLGAVDAYWDEACRHLPAELELPEYRAALLERFRNPRIRHLLAQIALDADTKMRVRIAPVAERERAAGRTAAACVAVVAAWLAIDGGASDHAGAERAVADLSPALGADEVFVDAVLAGRRSLGDLTLR; this is encoded by the coding sequence GTGCGTACGTCCCCGGCACCGCCCGTGCGGATCGTGCACGTGGGTCTCGGTGCCTTCCATCGCTCTCATCTGGCCTGGTACACGGCCCATGCGTCGGACGCGTCTGAATGGGGGATCGCGGCGTACACCGGGCGAAGCGCCGGACTCGCAGAGGATCTCTCGGCGCAGGACGGTCTGTACACGCTGGTCGTGCGCTCGACGGCAGGGGACGAGGCCGAGCGAATCGGCAGCATCGTCCGCGCGCATCCTGGCACCGACATCTCCGGGTTCCTGACTGACGTCGCCGCTCCAGCGACGGCAGTCGTCAGCCTCACGATCACCGAGGCCGCGTACGCAGATCAGGCGCTGCCCCTCGATCGGACGCTCCTCTCAGATTCGAAGGACACCGATCTCTCCGACACCCGTCCGTCCACCGCTATCGGTCGTCTGGTGCTCGGTCTCGAGGCGCGCCGCCGCGCGGGGTCGGGCGCGCTTGCGCTGGTGTCCTGCGACAACCTGCCCGAGAACGGTGGCGTTCTGCGCCAGGCGGTCCACTCGGTCGCGACCGAGGTGCCGGGGCTCGTCGACTGGATCGATGCGCACGTGTCGTTCGTGTCGAGCTCGGTGGATCGGATCACCCCTCGGCTCTCGGACGAGGAGACGACCGAGCTCTCGCAGCGTTATGGGGATCGTGTGCCTGTCGTCGCAGAACCGTTCTCTGACTGGGTCATCGCCGGGGAGTTCCCCGCCGGCAGACCGCAGTGGGAGTCGGCGGGGGCCCGCTTCACCGGCGACCTCGAACCGTGGGAGGCACGAAAGCTCTGGCTGCTGAACGGTGCTCATACCCTGCTCGCGTCGCTCGGTCGGCTTCGGGGACATCTCACCGTCTCCGAGGCGATAGCCGACGCAGAGTGTCTCGGTGCCGTCGACGCGTACTGGGATGAGGCCTGCCGGCATCTTCCGGCAGAGCTCGAGCTGCCCGAATACCGTGCGGCGCTGCTCGAGCGGTTCCGGAACCCCCGCATCCGGCACCTTCTCGCGCAGATCGCACTCGACGCAGACACCAAGATGCGAGTGCGCATCGCTCCGGTGGCCGAGCGTGAACGCGCGGCGGGCCGCACCGCTGCTGCGTGCGTGGCGGTCGTCGCTGCGTGGCTGGCAATCGACGGCGGGGCATCGGATCATGCAGGGGCGGAACGCGCGGTCGCCGACCTCAGCCCTGCGCTCGGTGCCGATGAGGTGTTCGTCGATGCGGTGCTCGCAGGTCGCCGGTCTCTGGGGGATCTCACGCTTCGGTAA
- the uxaC gene encoding glucuronate isomerase: MLQPQRRDRDRLLPADPATRSVARSLYERVSSAPIISPHGHVPVEWLVEDRPFADPASLLITHDHYVTRLLHASGVGLDALGVGGSVADPREVWRLFAERWPLFAGTASGYWLSESLENVLDLRTPLTAATADDAYDHIAAKLVDPSMRPRALFESFGIEVLATTDDPLDDLAGHAALAAEGAVGRVVPTFRPDRYLDPDAAGFAENLRRLLDVTGKPSTFAGYLAALEQRRRYFIEHGAVSADHGVEVPDTLDLDDADGQTLFARVMSGQADAADRQAFRAHMLLQMARMSVDDGLVMTVHAGVVRNHSSETFRRFGADTGHDIPRRTDFVGGLRPLLERFGLERDLHLVLFAVDETVYSREIAPLAGFYPSVYIGAPWWFLDAPDAMARFRSAVTETAGFSRGSGFIDDTRAFLSIPARHDTARRADAAFLARLVVEGRVDEESAAAIIDDIVGPQPKRVFKL, encoded by the coding sequence ATGCTCCAGCCGCAACGCCGCGACCGCGACCGCCTGCTTCCTGCCGACCCGGCGACGCGCTCCGTCGCACGATCCCTGTACGAGCGCGTGTCCTCTGCTCCGATCATCTCGCCGCACGGCCACGTGCCCGTCGAATGGCTCGTCGAGGATCGGCCTTTCGCCGACCCGGCATCGTTGCTGATCACGCACGACCACTACGTGACCCGGCTGCTGCATGCGTCGGGTGTCGGGCTCGATGCGCTCGGCGTGGGTGGCTCGGTGGCGGACCCGCGCGAGGTGTGGCGGCTGTTCGCCGAACGGTGGCCGCTGTTCGCCGGCACCGCGTCGGGGTACTGGCTGAGCGAGTCGCTCGAGAACGTGCTCGACCTGCGGACGCCGCTCACTGCCGCGACTGCGGACGATGCCTACGATCACATCGCCGCGAAGCTCGTCGATCCCAGCATGCGCCCGCGTGCGCTCTTCGAGAGCTTCGGCATCGAGGTTCTCGCGACGACCGACGATCCGCTCGATGATCTCGCGGGGCACGCTGCGCTCGCCGCCGAGGGCGCGGTCGGCAGAGTCGTTCCCACGTTCCGTCCCGATCGCTATCTCGATCCGGACGCGGCGGGGTTCGCCGAGAACCTGCGGCGCCTTCTCGACGTGACGGGCAAGCCGAGCACGTTCGCCGGCTACCTCGCAGCGCTCGAACAGCGGAGGCGGTACTTCATCGAGCACGGGGCCGTATCGGCCGACCATGGCGTCGAGGTGCCCGACACCCTCGATCTCGACGACGCTGACGGACAGACGCTTTTCGCCCGGGTCATGTCGGGACAGGCGGATGCCGCAGATCGTCAGGCGTTCCGGGCGCACATGCTGCTGCAGATGGCCAGGATGAGCGTCGATGACGGCTTGGTCATGACGGTGCATGCGGGTGTGGTGCGCAATCACAGCAGCGAGACGTTCCGACGCTTCGGCGCCGACACCGGGCATGACATCCCCCGACGAACAGACTTCGTCGGGGGGTTGCGGCCCCTGCTCGAGCGGTTCGGGCTCGAGCGCGATCTGCACCTCGTGCTGTTCGCGGTCGACGAGACCGTCTACTCGCGGGAGATCGCTCCGCTGGCCGGCTTCTATCCGAGCGTCTATATCGGCGCGCCCTGGTGGTTCCTCGACGCTCCCGATGCGATGGCGCGGTTCCGCTCTGCGGTGACCGAGACAGCGGGGTTCTCACGCGGGTCGGGTTTCATCGACGACACCCGAGCGTTCCTGTCGATCCCCGCGCGGCACGACACTGCTCGCCGAGCGGATGCCGCGTTCCTCGCGCGGCTGGTGGTCGAAGGACGTGTGGACGAGGAATCGGCCGCCGCGATCATCGACGACATCGTCGGCCCGCAGCCGAAGCGGGTGTTCAAGCTGTGA
- a CDS encoding LacI family DNA-binding transcriptional regulator → MSPDETHASPELPNDEERSARRPTIYDIAQRVGLNPSTVSRALNKPGRTNAATEEKIRAAAAELGYRANPMARALPTGRSGTFAIVLPDITNPVHFELIRGAEQVARAGGFTLVVSETEAAADIERETIEALQSSVDGLLVVASRLDDAALADLARVKPIVAANHSAPSLPSVIPDLAMGLTAAIDHLRDLGHRSVAYLGLGGLQINRSRWELTLDRSMSRDISLVEIAVDSPTVDAGADALRRVRASGVTAVLAYNDLVAHGLLRAARGAGLTLPEAFSVIGFDDIFSAELAVPALTTLHSPLREIGTRAMETLIDPERNRVPSKVVLPLDLVVRESTARPVG, encoded by the coding sequence ATGTCGCCAGACGAGACACACGCATCCCCTGAGCTTCCGAATGACGAGGAGCGCTCGGCTCGCCGACCCACCATCTACGACATCGCGCAGCGGGTCGGGCTCAACCCCTCGACCGTCTCCCGCGCCCTCAACAAGCCGGGTCGCACGAACGCGGCGACCGAGGAGAAGATCCGCGCGGCGGCCGCGGAGCTCGGCTACCGGGCCAACCCGATGGCGAGAGCACTTCCCACCGGCCGGTCGGGCACCTTCGCGATCGTGCTCCCCGACATCACGAACCCGGTGCACTTCGAGCTGATCCGCGGCGCGGAGCAGGTCGCCCGCGCCGGCGGCTTCACCCTCGTCGTGTCGGAGACCGAAGCCGCAGCCGACATCGAACGGGAGACCATCGAGGCTCTGCAGTCGTCTGTCGACGGCCTGCTCGTCGTCGCCTCGCGCCTCGACGATGCAGCCCTCGCAGACCTCGCTCGCGTGAAGCCGATCGTGGCGGCGAATCACTCGGCACCGTCCCTGCCGAGCGTGATCCCCGATCTTGCGATGGGACTGACCGCTGCTATCGACCATCTGCGAGATCTCGGGCATCGGTCGGTCGCATACCTCGGCCTGGGCGGCCTGCAGATCAACCGCTCCCGGTGGGAGCTCACGCTCGACCGTTCGATGTCGCGTGACATCTCCCTGGTGGAGATCGCCGTGGACTCCCCCACCGTCGACGCAGGTGCGGATGCGCTCCGGCGCGTGCGCGCCAGCGGCGTGACCGCCGTTCTCGCCTACAACGACCTGGTCGCTCATGGACTGCTCCGAGCGGCTCGAGGCGCCGGCCTCACGCTGCCCGAGGCATTCAGCGTGATCGGGTTCGACGACATCTTCAGCGCCGAGCTCGCCGTGCCGGCACTGACGACGCTCCACTCGCCGCTGCGTGAGATCGGCACGCGGGCCATGGAGACACTCATCGACCCCGAGCGGAATCGCGTCCCGTCGAAGGTCGTCCTCCCGCTCGATCTCGTCGTGCGCGAGTCGACCGCGCGACCCGTCGGGTGA
- a CDS encoding SMP-30/gluconolactonase/LRE family protein, whose product MRAAPATAVCAVGVLALLVGCSPADPDVAQTDAPSDGPPAQQISEQLLQATEPHELTGGTLLEGPTFHEDGSLFLVDVMAPAGEAKVLSVDVEERTVEQVFTDETSAFTSAQFHPSDGRLYLTDFIGGGVMSITAEGEDPQVHFSGDVDGVAMLPDDIAFHPDGTMFVTDTRGMDGPGWETPGRVVRIGTDGQASTLAGDLPSPNGIVFDEADAGLWVAQYNANRIDYFALDETRTRVVSAHPAIHVDGGIGRIDSTAVDAEGNIYQMFHEKAEIVVFAKTGEQIGRIRVPGEGLESATNIAIAPGTTDGYLVVSGPAGGFVHTFEAYGEGIRQSNGG is encoded by the coding sequence ATGAGGGCGGCGCCGGCGACCGCGGTGTGCGCGGTCGGGGTGCTGGCTCTCTTGGTGGGGTGTTCGCCCGCCGATCCGGATGTGGCGCAGACCGATGCTCCGTCCGACGGGCCCCCTGCGCAGCAGATCTCGGAACAGCTGCTCCAGGCGACGGAGCCTCACGAGCTCACCGGAGGGACGCTGCTCGAAGGGCCGACCTTCCACGAAGACGGGTCGCTCTTTCTGGTCGACGTGATGGCGCCGGCCGGGGAGGCGAAGGTGCTGAGCGTCGACGTGGAGGAGCGCACGGTCGAGCAGGTCTTCACCGACGAGACGAGCGCGTTCACCTCGGCGCAGTTCCACCCGAGTGACGGTCGCCTGTACCTCACCGACTTCATCGGTGGGGGTGTCATGAGCATCACGGCCGAGGGAGAGGACCCGCAGGTGCACTTCTCGGGTGACGTCGACGGCGTCGCGATGCTGCCGGACGACATCGCGTTCCATCCCGACGGCACCATGTTCGTGACCGACACCCGCGGCATGGACGGTCCAGGGTGGGAGACGCCGGGGCGTGTGGTGAGAATCGGCACCGACGGGCAGGCGTCGACCCTCGCGGGCGACCTGCCCTCTCCGAACGGCATCGTCTTCGACGAGGCGGATGCGGGACTCTGGGTTGCGCAGTACAACGCGAACCGGATCGACTACTTCGCTCTCGACGAGACGCGCACCCGCGTCGTCTCGGCCCACCCCGCCATCCATGTCGACGGCGGGATCGGACGCATCGACTCGACCGCGGTCGACGCCGAGGGCAACATCTATCAGATGTTCCACGAGAAGGCCGAGATCGTGGTGTTCGCGAAGACCGGTGAGCAGATCGGCAGGATCCGCGTGCCGGGCGAGGGGCTCGAGTCGGCGACGAACATCGCCATCGCACCGGGGACGACCGACGGATATCTCGTCGTCAGCGGCCCAGCGGGCGGCTTCGTGCACACCTTCGAGGCCTACGGGGAGGGCATCCGTCAGTCGAACGGCGGGTGA
- a CDS encoding flavin-containing monooxygenase, which yields MTNDARSTDEQIAKLRELREKYAQERERRVRPDGATQYRSALGEYGYYAKDPYTPRVDREPMRDRVEALVIGAGFGGLLAGAGLRDAGIESVRLMDEAGDVGGTWYWNRYPGIHCDIESYVYMPLLEETGYIPSTRYAPGEEIRQHAVRIAEHYDLYRDFVGHTRATGLTWDEEAAEWVVETDRGDVFRARYVITSSGTLTQPKLPGIPGIERFAGHTFHTSRWDYAYTGGSADGDLAKLTDKRVAVVGTGATGLQVIPHLAEHARELLVFQRTPSTVDVRDNRPTDPEWVATLSSGWQRERMDNFLEVLAGEPVESLVQDGWTSTHRLQRSILSGSIDGSVSEEDRLLQEELDDAVKMDALRARVDEIVDDPSTAAALKPWYRYMCKRPGFSDLYLQSFNRPNVTLVDTADTHGITALTETSVVVGEREYEVDCLIFATGFDVGVSGVVSGTLPVAGRGGRALLEAWGMGPRTLHGFTTHGFPNLFQLGPMQNANSVNFVHILQEQALHITAVIARAQQVGARRIEPTAEAEDAWCRTVVETSRDVSEFQAQCTPGYYNGEGSRTIGGLTYSPGPVAFHRLLREWRDGDMAELLVIDGADERVRESAEIGVSA from the coding sequence ATGACGAACGACGCACGAAGCACTGATGAGCAGATCGCGAAACTCCGGGAGCTGCGAGAGAAGTACGCACAGGAGCGCGAACGGCGGGTCCGCCCCGATGGAGCGACCCAGTATCGATCGGCTCTCGGCGAGTACGGCTACTACGCCAAGGACCCGTACACGCCGCGGGTCGACCGGGAGCCGATGCGTGACCGCGTCGAAGCGCTCGTGATCGGGGCAGGCTTCGGCGGGCTGCTCGCCGGTGCGGGGCTGCGCGACGCGGGAATCGAGTCCGTGCGGCTGATGGATGAGGCGGGCGACGTCGGCGGCACCTGGTACTGGAACCGCTATCCCGGCATCCACTGCGACATCGAATCGTACGTCTACATGCCGCTCCTCGAAGAGACCGGATACATCCCGAGCACGAGGTATGCACCGGGCGAGGAGATCCGTCAGCACGCCGTGCGGATCGCGGAGCACTACGACCTCTACCGCGACTTCGTCGGCCACACCCGCGCGACCGGTCTCACGTGGGACGAGGAGGCCGCGGAGTGGGTCGTCGAGACCGACCGAGGCGATGTGTTCCGCGCGCGGTATGTGATCACCTCCTCGGGCACCCTGACGCAGCCGAAGCTCCCCGGCATCCCCGGTATCGAGCGTTTCGCGGGGCATACCTTCCACACCAGCCGGTGGGACTACGCCTACACCGGCGGGTCCGCCGACGGGGATCTCGCGAAGCTGACCGACAAGCGCGTCGCAGTCGTCGGCACCGGCGCGACCGGGCTGCAGGTGATCCCGCACCTGGCCGAGCACGCGCGCGAGCTGCTCGTCTTCCAGCGCACGCCCTCGACCGTCGATGTGCGCGACAACCGGCCCACGGATCCGGAGTGGGTGGCGACGCTCTCTTCCGGGTGGCAGCGCGAGCGGATGGACAACTTCCTCGAGGTGCTGGCCGGCGAGCCCGTCGAATCACTCGTGCAGGACGGGTGGACGTCGACTCACCGGCTGCAGCGGAGCATCCTCTCGGGAAGCATCGACGGGTCCGTGTCGGAGGAGGATCGGCTGCTGCAGGAGGAGCTCGACGACGCCGTGAAGATGGATGCGCTTCGGGCTCGGGTCGACGAGATCGTCGACGACCCGTCGACCGCGGCCGCGCTCAAGCCCTGGTACCGGTACATGTGCAAGCGGCCGGGGTTCAGCGACCTCTATCTGCAGTCGTTCAACCGCCCGAATGTGACCCTCGTCGACACGGCCGACACCCACGGCATCACCGCACTCACCGAGACATCGGTCGTCGTCGGCGAGAGGGAGTACGAGGTGGACTGCCTCATCTTCGCCACCGGATTCGATGTCGGAGTCTCGGGTGTGGTGTCGGGCACTCTGCCCGTGGCAGGGCGCGGAGGCCGAGCTCTTCTCGAGGCCTGGGGGATGGGCCCGCGGACGCTGCACGGATTCACCACTCACGGGTTCCCCAATCTGTTCCAGCTCGGCCCGATGCAGAACGCGAACTCGGTGAACTTCGTGCACATCCTGCAAGAGCAGGCGCTGCACATCACCGCCGTGATCGCTCGGGCGCAGCAGGTCGGTGCGCGCCGCATCGAGCCGACCGCTGAGGCCGAGGATGCCTGGTGCCGCACGGTCGTGGAGACCTCGAGAGATGTGTCGGAGTTCCAGGCGCAGTGCACGCCGGGCTACTACAACGGAGAGGGTTCGCGCACGATCGGCGGCCTCACGTACTCCCCGGGACCGGTCGCCTTCCATCGTCTGCTGCGCGAGTGGCGTGACGGAGACATGGCTGAGCTGCTCGTCATCGACGGTGCGGACGAACGTGTGCGCGAGTCGGCCGAGATCGGAGTCTCGGCATGA
- a CDS encoding MarR family transcriptional regulator yields MSNNRRRAEALENIDALTLAVSVRSLPRMIGSLLSTQLTIQQLKVLTSIVVADRNTTSDLASSFDVSLATMSKLVERLVDQGLAERLTDAADQRVRRLLPTPLGRDVIGKIMAARPEMGADILDGLTIEELESLAVGLRAINRELQAAGHDG; encoded by the coding sequence GTGAGCAACAACCGGAGGCGTGCGGAGGCACTGGAGAACATCGATGCCCTCACCCTGGCCGTGTCGGTGCGCTCGCTCCCCCGCATGATCGGCTCCCTGTTGAGCACGCAGCTGACGATCCAGCAGCTCAAGGTGCTCACCTCGATCGTGGTCGCGGACCGCAACACCACCAGCGATCTCGCGTCGTCCTTCGATGTGTCCCTCGCCACGATGTCAAAGCTCGTCGAGCGGCTCGTCGACCAGGGGCTCGCCGAACGTCTGACGGATGCTGCGGATCAGCGCGTCCGACGCCTGCTCCCCACGCCTCTCGGGCGGGACGTCATCGGGAAGATCATGGCGGCCCGCCCTGAGATGGGTGCCGACATCCTCGACGGTCTCACGATCGAGGAGTTGGAGTCGCTCGCCGTCGGCCTGCGGGCGATCAACCGAGAGCTGCAGGCCGCGGGTCACGACGGCTGA